In the Quercus lobata isolate SW786 chromosome 5, ValleyOak3.0 Primary Assembly, whole genome shotgun sequence genome, one interval contains:
- the LOC115989414 gene encoding probable E3 ubiquitin-protein ligase RNF217: MAQESASPLFTCVDDFYSSAVFDENEAWNFFDVMDEKCAEELQLQEALMGCVVDSQLVNKELKEASSSLQLPSSPKIQAVLPTPEAEPTKEAGESSHSFCEICVERKDSDQMFKTESCVHSFCSDCVGKHVATKIQESITVVTCPGLDCKGAIELDACRAVLPKDVLDRWDEALCEELFGSQRFYCPYKDCSAMLLNDNEEGEAIRESECPFCHRLFCAQCSVPWHSGVDCEAFQRLNEDEKERDDLIFRELAKEKKWRSCPHCKYYVERTEGCLHITCRCAFQFCYGCGAQWTDDHGGCQRD, encoded by the coding sequence ATGGCACAAGAATCAGCCTCTCCTCTGTTTACGTGTGTGGATGATTTTTACTCCTCAGCAGTTTTTGATGAGAATGAAGCTTGGAATTTTTTCGATGTAATGGATGAAAAGTGCGCAGAAGAGTTGCAGCTCCAAGAGGCTCTTATGGGCTGTGTGGTCGATTCCCAATTGGTCAACAAGGAACTGAAGGAAGCCTCATCGTCATTGCAATTACCATCATCACCAAAAATACAAGCAGTTCTTCCAACCCCAGAAGCAGAGCCTACAAAAGAAGCTGGAGAATCATCGCATAGCTTCTGTGAGATTTGTGTGGAAAGGAAAGATAGTGACCAGATGTTCAAAACTGAGAGCTGTGTTCACTCATTTTGCTCTGATTGCGTTGGCAAACATGTTGCCACAAAGATCCAGGAGAGCATAACCGTTGTTACTTGCCCTGGATTGGACTGCAAGGGTGCCATAGAACTCGATGCTTGCAGGGCAGTGCTTCCCAAAGACGTGTTGGACAGGTGGGACGAGGCGCTATGTGAAGAGCTGTTTGGTTCCCAGAGGTTTTATTGTCCTTACAAGGATTGTTCAGCAATGTTGCTGAATGATAATGAAGAAGGAGAAGCTATTAGGGAGTCAGAGTGTCCATTCTGCCATAGATTGTTCTGTGCACAGTGTTCTGTGCCGTGGCATTCGGGGGTGGATTGTGAAGCGTTTCAGAGACTGAATGAggatgagaaagagagggatGATCTCATTTTCAGGGAGCTTGCTAAGGAGAAGAAATGGAGGAGCTGTCCCCATTGCAAATATTATGTGGAAAGGACTGAAGGTTGTTTACATATCACTTGCAG